The Longimicrobiaceae bacterium sequence GCGGGCTCGCTGCGTGAAATCCCCGGAGGCGACGATGAGGTCCGGCCCGAGGTCGAAGGCGAATCGCAGCAACGCCTCCCCCACCACCTCCTGGTACGGAGGCCCGAAGTGAAGGTCGGAGACGTGCAGGATGGTCAGCATCGACGGGCATCAGGGTCTGCAGCGCGCGCTGCCACTTGTGTGCCAGCCGCTGAATTACCAGGGACTTAGAGCGGAATCGACCGCCTTACCTCAGCCGTTACCATCAACTCGACCGCTTTTCACCAGCTCAACCGCCCTTCACCAGACCGGGAAAGGGCAGCGACGCGTCCGCGTTCAGGTCCAGGCCGAAGATCTCCCCGCGATCGTAGTGAAATCGCGCAGCGCGGGCGATCATAGCGGCATTGTCGGTAGCGAGACGCGGGGAGGGATAGTACAGCTCTCCCTCCTCCCCCAGCTCCGCCTGTAGCGCTCGCCGCAGGGCGCGGCTGTTGGCCACTCCGCCACCCAACACGACCCGCTTGCAGCCTCGTGACCGCACCGCGCGCATCGTCTTGGTGACCAGGACCTCCACGACCGAATCCTGGAACGCGGCGGCCAGGTCGGGCACGGCCTCCTCCAGCGGACGCTCCCGGGTCACCTCCCGGATCTTCTCCCGCAGCGCGGTCTTCAGCCCGCTGAACGAAAAATCATAATACCCCGCATCGCCTTCACGTGCGCGGCGGGTCAGAAGCGGTCGTGGAAGCCGATAGCGATCGCCGTCGCCACGGCTCGCTTCACGCTCGATCGCCGGTCCGCCGGGGTACGGCAACCCGAGCAGTTTGGCGGCCTTGTCGAAGGCCTCGCCAGCGGCGTCGTCGCGGGTCGAGCCGAGCAGGTGGTACTCCCCCCAGGCAGGCACCCAGAGCAGCAGCGTGTGTCCGCCCGACACGAGCAGCGCCACGAAGGGCGGTTGTGCCGCGGGATTCTCGAGCTGCGTGGCGAAGAGGTGGGCCTCCATGTGGTGCACGCCGACCACCGGCCGCTCCAGCGCCCAGGCGAGCCCCTTCCCCCACGACACACCGACCAGCAGCGCTCCGATCAGTCCGGGCCCCGCGGTGACGCCGACGAGGTCGATCTGGTCCACCTGCACCCCCGCCTCCGCCAACGTCGTCTCGACCACCGTGTCGAGCGCGCGCAAGTGGGCGCGTGAGGCCAGTTCCGGAACTACGCCTCCGTACAGTCGATGAATGTCCTGCGAGAGGATGACGTGCCCCAGCAACTCCGTCTCTCCGCGCAGGATGGCTGCGGAGGTCTCGTCACAGGAGGTCTCGACTCCCAGCGTGATCAGGCCATCCGGCTGGTCCGCTTGGCTCATCCGGCACCCGCGTCTTCGGTGCCCGGAGCCTCCAATCCGGTGGTGTCTTCCACCACCGTGGGCATGAGCCGCACCGCGGGAGGCACCACGGAAGCGCTGACGCCGGACCGCAGCCCCTCGACCCGCACCGGTACGGAGAGCCCCTCGGGCGGGATGAAGCTCGGGATGGAATCGATCGAGACCACCACGCGGAAATCCCCCGGTTGCAGCCGCTCCACCATGCTGCGCGGACCGGAGAGGAGGACGTCCACCACCTCTGGACGGACGACGACGCCCTCACCCACGGAGATTGCAATGTCGGAAAGGCGTCGCTGCACCACTCGGTCCACCCGGCCGGAGACCTGCACGTGGGTGGTCGACAGCTCGAGGCCGGAAAGGTTCGTCGTGTCGATGCGCACCGAGGTGGAGAAGACCGAGTCCGTGAGGGGGAGTGAAAACGGCACTGTGCGCAGCTGACGGACAGCGGCGACGCGTTCAGCCGGCCCGCGTATCTCCACCTGCGCCGGGGTCAGCTGCAGTGTGTCCACGAGCGTCCAGCCGCTGGCCACCTCGCGGTTCACCGTGGGCTGCACCGGCATCTCCCGCGAGGCCAGGCGACGGAAGTTGAGGCGGACGACCGCGGAGCGCACTTCCTGGGCGTTGACCGCGAGCTGGCTGGGGATCTGCACCATCGTCGGCGTCAGCCGGAAATCCTGCGTGGTGGCATCGACGTTGTCGATCGTGAGCACCAGCGGCGGCTTGCGGATCGCCAGCTCCATCAGGTCGCGCCCCGAGCCGGTGAAGCGGACTTCCACCTCGCCGTACTCGGCCGGCGAGACCAGCTCGTAGTCGGGATCGTTCTCCTCGATCCGCAGCGGCACCGGAATCCACTGGCTGGTCACCTGTTCGGCGCTGACGACCACCCAGAGCAGCACCGCGAGCGCGAGCGCCAGCAACTTGAGCTGCCAATTGTCGGTGAGAAACCGCAACGGGGATCGCACGCGCTACTGCTCCAGAAGCCGTCGGATCAGGTCCTTGCGAGCATCAGTGTCCCAGATCACGCCGCCGATGTCCTTCTTGACGATGATCCCGGAACGATCGATCACGAATGATTCGGGCACTCCCGTGGTGCGGTAGGTCTGCTGGATCCGGCCCGAGGGATCCCTCCAGATGTCGAAAGTGAGACCGAACTCTCTGGCAAACTCCGCCACATTACCCCCCGGACGCCCGGAGGAATCGACGGAGCCGGGGGCCGCATCGATGCTGACCGCCACGATCCGGAGCCCCTCGGGGCCGAGCTCCTCGTATAGCCGCTGCATGGAGGGCATCTCCTCGCGGCAGGGCGGGCACCACGTGGCCCAGATGTTCAGCAGAACGACCTCCCCCTGGAGGTCGGAGAGCGAGACGGGTTTTCCCTCCAGGGTCGTCGCCTCGAAGTCGGGCGCCCGCGTGCCCACTTCGACCGGGAGGAACCGGTCGCGCACCACCCAGCCCGCCCCGATCAGGCCGAGTAGCAGCGCCACGATCGCTCCAACCCAGAACCACTGCCGATTCATCGAAATTCTCCGTCCTCGTCGGGTACGCCCTGCTCTTCCGGACTGAGCAGCTCGAGCCGGCTGGTCGTGACGGTGAGATCCACGGCCGAGCCCTCGGGTACGCTGTCACCCGCGGCCGGCTGCTGCGACACGATCTCCCCTTCCAGACCGAGGAAGCGAACCTGTCGGGTGACCTCCCCGACCCGCAGTCCGGCGGCGCCGAGCACGGGGCCAACCGAATCCAACCTCATCCCAAGCACATCCGGCACTGCCACCATGGGCGGGCCGATGCTCACCAGGAGCCGCACCCGCGCCGGGATGGCGACGACTGATCCCGCAGCCGGGTCGGTGCCCACCACCAGCCCGCGCCGCCGCTGGTCGTTCACCCCCTGCACCACGGCCCGAATCCCACTGGCCTCGAGCACCTGCAGCGCCTGCTCCTGCGACAGTCCGGCGACCTGGGGGATGGAAAGCCGCGCCCGTCCCGAGCTGACGATGACGTGCACCGGCGTGCCCGGCGGCACCTCCTGGCCAGGTAGCGGACTCTGAGTGAGCACCTGACCCCGGTCCATCTCAGTGTGCGGCAGCGAGTCAGCCAGCTCCAGCACCAGATCGTTCCGCTCCGCGATATCGCGGGCCTCTGAAAAAGGCAGCTCGCGAAAGTTCGGGACCGTCACCACCGAACGGCCGGGTGAGCCGATCCACATCGCCAGCGCCGCCAGGAGGTAACCGACGACGAACGCGGCGGCGGCAACGATCGCGGCCCTGCGCAGGCCGCGCCGTCGTCGATCGCCGGGATCGGCGGGTGGTGCTTGGTCCTCCAGAGAGTTCAATCAGAGCTCCGCAGGCGCGCGGCGTAGGCGCCGTCCACGCCCTGCCGCTGAGGTAATATCTGCAGGTCGCCCTCGGCCGTGATTACTGCCGGATCGAGGCCGCCCGGTACCGGATCGCGGACGAAGCGCGGGTGCCGCTGGAGGAACTGCTCGACCTGAGCCTCGTTCTCTTCCGGCTCCAGAGAGCAGGTTGCATAAACCAGCAACCCTCCAGGTCGAACCAGCTCGGCCGCGGCATCGAGCAACTCCCGCTGGAGCCCGACAAGGCTCTCCAGCTCCGTGGGTCCGATGCGCCAACGCCCGTCCGGGTGCCGACGGAACGTTCCCGTACCCGTGCAGGGCGCGTCGAGAAGAACCACATCCACAGGGCGAAACGGCGGAACCCGACCGTCCGCCACCACCATCGCGACGCGGTCCGCAATGCCCACGCGCTCGGTGTTCTGGCGCACACGCTCGATCCGCGCCAGCGAGAGATCGGCGGCTGCCACGAAAGCCGCCCGCTCCGCCATGCCCGCCGTCTTGCCTCCCGGCGCGGAGCACAGGTCCAACACCGTTGCTCCCGCCGGGACGTCGGCGTAGTCCACCACGAGCGCCGCGGCGGGATCCTGCACCAGCGCCGGCACAGCCTCCAGCACCGTGCCGAGCTCACTCCCGGACGGCAGCCGCAGCGAGCGCGGGAAGCCTTCGACCGTCGAGGCGCTCACACCCACCTCCTGCAGCCGTGTCTGGGCATCGCTCGCGGTCATCCCGACTGGCCGGATATACAGCTCCGGCCGCTGGTTGTTCGCCTCGGTCAGTCGCTCGACCTCGGCAAAGCTCCAGCGAGCCAGCCACCGCTCCACCAGCCAGCGCGGATGCGAGCCCCAGGTGCACAGGTAGCCCACCGGATCCCGGGAGGGATCGGGAAACTCTCGCTCACCTTCGGCGCGCTCGAGCGCTCGCAGCACGCCGTTCACCAGCCCCGCGGCTCGGGGGCTGCCCGCCGCCCGCACCAGATCCACCGATTGTGAAATGGCGGCGTACCTGGGCACGCCGCCCATCTCCAGGAGCTGATAGACTCCCAGCCGCAGAACGTCCAGAACGTCCGGCTCGAGCGCTTCCAGGCCCCCGCGGACTCGTCGGGCGAGCAGCTGGTCCAGCCGACCCCGGAGGCGCTGCGTTCCGTAAAGCAGCTCCCGGGTCCAGGCGAGATCCCTGGCGTCCAGAGGACGCGCGTGTCGCTCGATTGCCCGGTCCAGCAGCTCCCCGCGCCGGAGGGCGCGCATCACATCCAGCGCGACCCTGCGGGCGCGGGTGGGACTCGAGGCCATCGAACGAATCAGCCCACCATCCCCCGCGTCGGGCTCGACGGCACGGCGCGCTCCCGCCGCGGCATGCGCCCGGCGAGGTACGCCAGGCGACCGGCCTCTGTGGCAAGTCCCATGGC is a genomic window containing:
- the tsaD gene encoding tRNA (adenosine(37)-N6)-threonylcarbamoyltransferase complex transferase subunit TsaD; the encoded protein is MSQADQPDGLITLGVETSCDETSAAILRGETELLGHVILSQDIHRLYGGVVPELASRAHLRALDTVVETTLAEAGVQVDQIDLVGVTAGPGLIGALLVGVSWGKGLAWALERPVVGVHHMEAHLFATQLENPAAQPPFVALLVSGGHTLLLWVPAWGEYHLLGSTRDDAAGEAFDKAAKLLGLPYPGGPAIEREASRGDGDRYRLPRPLLTRRAREGDAGYYDFSFSGLKTALREKIREVTRERPLEEAVPDLAAAFQDSVVEVLVTKTMRAVRSRGCKRVVLGGGVANSRALRRALQAELGEEGELYYPSPRLATDNAAMIARAARFHYDRGEIFGLDLNADASLPFPGLVKGG
- a CDS encoding TlpA disulfide reductase family protein, with protein sequence MNRQWFWVGAIVALLLGLIGAGWVVRDRFLPVEVGTRAPDFEATTLEGKPVSLSDLQGEVVLLNIWATWCPPCREEMPSMQRLYEELGPEGLRIVAVSIDAAPGSVDSSGRPGGNVAEFAREFGLTFDIWRDPSGRIQQTYRTTGVPESFVIDRSGIIVKKDIGGVIWDTDARKDLIRRLLEQ
- a CDS encoding PASTA domain-containing protein; protein product: MNSLEDQAPPADPGDRRRRGLRRAAIVAAAAFVVGYLLAALAMWIGSPGRSVVTVPNFRELPFSEARDIAERNDLVLELADSLPHTEMDRGQVLTQSPLPGQEVPPGTPVHVIVSSGRARLSIPQVAGLSQEQALQVLEASGIRAVVQGVNDQRRRGLVVGTDPAAGSVVAIPARVRLLVSIGPPMVAVPDVLGMRLDSVGPVLGAAGLRVGEVTRQVRFLGLEGEIVSQQPAAGDSVPEGSAVDLTVTTSRLELLSPEEQGVPDEDGEFR
- the rsmB gene encoding 16S rRNA (cytosine(967)-C(5))-methyltransferase RsmB, translated to MASSPTRARRVALDVMRALRRGELLDRAIERHARPLDARDLAWTRELLYGTQRLRGRLDQLLARRVRGGLEALEPDVLDVLRLGVYQLLEMGGVPRYAAISQSVDLVRAAGSPRAAGLVNGVLRALERAEGEREFPDPSRDPVGYLCTWGSHPRWLVERWLARWSFAEVERLTEANNQRPELYIRPVGMTASDAQTRLQEVGVSASTVEGFPRSLRLPSGSELGTVLEAVPALVQDPAAALVVDYADVPAGATVLDLCSAPGGKTAGMAERAAFVAAADLSLARIERVRQNTERVGIADRVAMVVADGRVPPFRPVDVVLLDAPCTGTGTFRRHPDGRWRIGPTELESLVGLQRELLDAAAELVRPGGLLVYATCSLEPEENEAQVEQFLQRHPRFVRDPVPGGLDPAVITAEGDLQILPQRQGVDGAYAARLRSSD